In a single window of the Caulobacter soli genome:
- a CDS encoding acyl-CoA dehydrogenase family protein — MDFNDSPEEAAYRDKARAWLAENAAAHLAEHGEPKPTTPEHMAAGKAWQARKAAAGYACITWPAAIGGGGGTPIQSVIFGQEETKAGVGYGYFTIGLGMCVPTVMAFADDATKQRFVSPAVKGEEIWCQLFSEPAGGSDVAALRTRAVKDGEDWVINGQKVWTTGAHYCDYGIVLVRTDVDAPKHKGLTMFWIDMRDPAVEVRPIHQMTGGREFNEVYFTDLRVKDSQRLGGIGDGWKVALVTLMNERLAVGGSAGPDYRQVMELARGLSGANGPALKDTAFREKLADWYVNSQGLKFTRFRTMTALSRGQTPGPESSIGKIISANQLQDLANTAVEAQGEYGILTDPGLSPMEAAFQNSLMWAPGLRIAGGTDEILKNIIAERVLGLPGDVRVDKDVAFKDMPTGR; from the coding sequence ATGGATTTCAACGACTCCCCCGAGGAAGCCGCCTATCGCGACAAGGCCCGCGCCTGGTTGGCCGAGAACGCGGCCGCGCACCTGGCCGAGCATGGCGAGCCCAAGCCGACCACGCCCGAGCACATGGCGGCCGGCAAGGCCTGGCAGGCCCGCAAGGCCGCCGCCGGCTACGCCTGCATCACTTGGCCCGCGGCCATCGGCGGGGGCGGCGGCACGCCGATCCAGTCGGTGATCTTCGGCCAGGAAGAGACCAAGGCCGGCGTGGGCTACGGCTATTTCACCATCGGCCTGGGCATGTGCGTGCCCACGGTCATGGCCTTCGCCGACGACGCCACCAAGCAGCGGTTCGTCTCGCCGGCCGTGAAGGGCGAGGAGATCTGGTGCCAGCTGTTCTCCGAACCGGCCGGAGGCTCCGACGTGGCGGCCCTGCGCACCCGGGCCGTGAAGGACGGTGAGGACTGGGTGATCAACGGCCAGAAGGTCTGGACCACCGGAGCCCACTACTGCGACTACGGCATCGTCCTGGTGCGTACAGACGTAGACGCGCCCAAGCACAAGGGCCTGACCATGTTCTGGATCGACATGCGCGATCCGGCGGTCGAGGTCCGGCCGATCCACCAGATGACCGGTGGGCGTGAGTTCAACGAGGTCTATTTCACCGACCTGCGCGTCAAGGACAGTCAACGGCTGGGCGGGATTGGCGACGGCTGGAAGGTGGCGCTGGTCACCCTGATGAACGAGCGCCTGGCGGTCGGCGGCTCGGCCGGGCCGGACTATCGCCAGGTGATGGAGCTGGCCCGAGGCCTGTCAGGCGCCAACGGTCCGGCCCTAAAGGACACCGCCTTCCGCGAGAAGCTGGCCGACTGGTACGTCAATTCCCAGGGCCTGAAGTTCACGCGCTTCCGGACCATGACCGCGCTGTCGCGCGGCCAGACGCCGGGTCCGGAAAGCTCGATCGGCAAGATCATCTCGGCCAACCAGCTGCAGGACCTGGCCAACACCGCCGTCGAGGCCCAGGGCGAATACGGCATCCTGACCGATCCGGGTCTGTCCCCCATGGAGGCCGCTTTCCAGAACAGCCTGATGTGGGCGCCGGGCCTGCGGATCGCCGGGGGCACGGACGAGATCCTCAAGAACATCATCGCCGAACGGGTCTTGGGCCTGCCCGGCGACGTCCGCGTCGACAAGGACGTGGCGTTCAAGGACATGCCCACCGGACGCTAG
- a CDS encoding CPBP family intramembrane glutamic endopeptidase translates to MSSTDVSPSAAGLDIGSRRFLHPGPLRWLRCLGWAVLLFFVFGLTDAAGSIFPEKLFKAQGPLIALATLVICLAGFALYAGLVRLAEARWPSELALRPAATELAIGLAVGAAMLSVVVALLVASGLYEVTGPRASSPWNMISVGVVSGFMEELIFRAIVLRLLMRAFGIWPALALSAALFGALHLSNPNATPTAAIAIAVEAGLMLASFYLLTGRLWMSIGVHAAWNFTQGWIWGARVSGIPVKESLYLSAPRAGAPDWLSGGAFGPEASVPAMVVGTGVAVAVLYWAWKRGNFRAAA, encoded by the coding sequence ATGTCGTCCACTGACGTTTCGCCATCGGCCGCGGGCCTCGACATCGGTTCGCGCCGGTTCCTGCATCCCGGGCCCTTGCGCTGGCTGCGTTGCCTGGGTTGGGCGGTGTTGCTGTTCTTCGTCTTCGGCCTGACCGACGCGGCCGGGTCGATCTTTCCCGAAAAGCTGTTCAAGGCGCAGGGACCGTTGATAGCCCTGGCGACCTTGGTCATCTGCCTGGCCGGCTTCGCGCTCTATGCGGGCCTGGTGCGTCTGGCCGAGGCGCGATGGCCTTCCGAACTGGCGCTGCGTCCCGCGGCGACGGAACTGGCGATCGGCCTGGCGGTGGGCGCGGCGATGCTGAGCGTGGTCGTGGCCCTGCTCGTGGCGTCGGGGCTCTACGAAGTGACCGGACCGCGCGCGTCCTCGCCCTGGAACATGATCAGCGTCGGCGTCGTGTCGGGCTTCATGGAAGAGCTGATCTTCCGCGCCATCGTCCTGCGCCTGCTTATGCGGGCGTTCGGGATCTGGCCGGCCCTGGCGCTTTCGGCGGCGCTGTTTGGCGCGCTGCACCTGTCCAATCCGAACGCCACGCCGACGGCCGCCATCGCCATCGCGGTGGAGGCGGGGCTGATGCTGGCCTCGTTCTACTTGCTGACCGGCCGTCTGTGGATGTCGATCGGCGTGCACGCGGCCTGGAATTTTACACAGGGCTGGATCTGGGGCGCGCGAGTCTCGGGCATTCCGGTCAAGGAAAGCCTCTATCTGAGCGCGCCCAGGGCCGGCGCCCCCGACTGGCTGAGCGGCGGGGCCTTCGGCCCCGAAGCCTCGGTCCCGGCGATGGTGGTCGGCACAGGCGTGGCGGTCGCGGTGCTGTACTGGGCGTGGAAGAGAGGGAACTTCCGCGCGGCGGCTTAG
- a CDS encoding vWA domain-containing protein → MTSRLLRILGSTALSLVIAGSASGPSLALPPPGDGIATPEACAALGYVQPSEESYDSIVVTSSKRTGRERKPSSSSRLAPPMPGLVAPPPPAPPPPPPMAYSAAPVFGAPPPLPVPAVPSVRDTEKYPGAAANPVKRVADEPVSTFSIDVDTAAYANVRRFLNEGSPPPRDAVRVEELVNYFDYGYARPTANEPPFKPTVAVVPSPWSKDRQLLHIGVQGYAAPHADQPPLNLVFLIDTSGSMSGEDRLPLAQKALNVLIDQLRPQDRVSIVAYAGSAGAVLSPTDGRSKLKMRCALNALHSGGSTAGGQGLKLAYDLAKQNLDRKAVNRVILMTDGDFNVGIADPARLKDFVADQRKSGVYLSVYGFGRGNYNDTMMQALAQNGNGTAAYVDSLQEARKLLRDDFESALFPIADDVKIQVEFNPAKVSEYRLIGYETRLLNREDFNNDQVDAGEVGSGAAVTAIYEITPVSATPSSDPLRYGAKAAPATGGLAQQGSELAFLKIRYKPPGGSTSKLIERPIGAGDVRTSLAAAPEATRFAVAVAAYGQKLRGDPWVNADFDWSAVTDLAQGARGEDPYGLRAEFVQLTRAAKDVKGS, encoded by the coding sequence ATGACGTCGCGTCTCCTGCGTATCCTCGGTTCGACGGCCCTTTCGCTGGTGATCGCCGGCTCGGCGAGCGGTCCGAGCCTGGCCCTCCCCCCACCCGGCGACGGGATCGCGACGCCGGAGGCCTGCGCAGCGCTCGGCTACGTCCAGCCCTCCGAGGAGAGCTACGACAGTATCGTCGTGACGTCATCCAAGCGAACGGGTCGGGAGCGCAAGCCGTCCTCGTCCTCAAGGCTCGCGCCGCCCATGCCAGGCCTTGTCGCGCCACCGCCTCCCGCTCCGCCGCCCCCGCCGCCCATGGCCTACAGCGCGGCGCCCGTGTTCGGCGCGCCGCCGCCGCTGCCCGTTCCAGCCGTGCCCTCCGTGCGCGACACCGAGAAATATCCCGGCGCGGCGGCCAATCCGGTCAAGCGCGTGGCCGATGAGCCGGTGTCGACCTTTTCGATCGACGTCGACACCGCCGCCTACGCCAATGTCCGACGCTTCCTGAACGAGGGTTCGCCCCCGCCGCGCGACGCCGTGCGGGTCGAGGAGCTGGTGAACTATTTCGACTACGGCTACGCCCGCCCCACGGCCAACGAGCCGCCGTTCAAACCGACCGTGGCCGTCGTGCCCTCCCCGTGGTCCAAGGATCGCCAGCTTCTGCATATCGGCGTCCAGGGCTACGCCGCGCCCCACGCCGACCAGCCGCCGCTGAACCTGGTCTTCCTGATCGACACCTCGGGCTCGATGTCGGGCGAGGATCGCCTCCCCCTGGCCCAAAAGGCCCTGAACGTGCTGATCGACCAACTTCGGCCGCAGGACCGGGTGTCGATCGTGGCCTATGCCGGCTCGGCCGGGGCGGTGCTGTCGCCCACGGACGGCCGCTCGAAACTGAAGATGCGCTGTGCGCTCAACGCATTGCATTCGGGCGGTTCGACCGCCGGCGGCCAGGGGCTGAAGCTGGCTTATGACCTGGCCAAGCAGAACCTGGATCGCAAGGCCGTCAATCGGGTGATCCTGATGACCGACGGCGACTTCAACGTCGGCATCGCCGACCCGGCGCGCCTGAAGGACTTCGTGGCCGACCAACGCAAGAGCGGCGTCTATCTGTCGGTCTACGGCTTCGGGCGCGGCAACTACAACGACACGATGATGCAGGCCCTGGCCCAGAACGGTAACGGCACGGCCGCCTATGTCGACAGCCTGCAGGAGGCCCGCAAGCTGCTGCGCGACGACTTCGAAAGCGCGCTCTTCCCCATCGCCGACGACGTGAAGATCCAGGTCGAGTTCAATCCGGCCAAGGTCAGCGAATACCGGCTGATCGGCTACGAGACCCGACTGCTCAATCGCGAGGACTTCAACAACGATCAGGTCGACGCCGGCGAGGTCGGGTCCGGCGCGGCGGTGACGGCGATCTACGAGATCACCCCGGTCAGCGCGACGCCCTCGTCCGATCCGCTGCGCTACGGCGCCAAAGCCGCGCCGGCAACGGGCGGCCTGGCCCAACAAGGAAGTGAGCTGGCCTTCCTGAAGATCCGCTACAAGCCGCCGGGCGGGTCGACGTCCAAGCTGATCGAACGCCCGATCGGCGCCGGCGACGTGCGGACCAGCCTGGCCGCCGCTCCGGAAGCGACCCGGTTCGCGGTCGCCGTGGCCGCCTACGGCCAGAAGCTGCGCGGCGATCCCTGGGTGAACGCCGACTTCGACTGGAGCGCGGTCACGGACCTGGCCCAGGGCGCGCGGGGCGAAGACCCTTACGGCCTGCGCGCCGAGTTCGTGCAGCTGACCCGGGCGGCCAAGGACGTGAAAGGGAGCTAG
- a CDS encoding OmpW/AlkL family protein — MAVITRSALALAAGLLVASTAHAQEAFVPKAKGTWMLNVRATDVSPDAGDPIVTTAGVATGLHADVKDDVMPTIGLSYFVTDKIAVEVIAGTTQHTVKAVGPGTDVEVHKTWVLPPVVSVQYHPYPAARFSPYVGAGLNYMLFYSGKDKNGFKVKLDDGFGYALQAGADVALTGRYSLNVDVKKVWFETDASINDGALKSKVNLDPWVVSAGVGYRF, encoded by the coding sequence ATGGCCGTCATTACCCGTTCCGCCCTGGCCTTGGCCGCCGGCCTGCTGGTCGCCTCGACCGCCCACGCGCAGGAAGCTTTCGTGCCCAAGGCCAAGGGGACCTGGATGCTCAACGTTCGGGCCACCGATGTCAGCCCCGACGCTGGCGATCCGATCGTCACGACGGCCGGCGTGGCGACCGGCCTGCACGCCGACGTCAAGGACGACGTCATGCCGACCATCGGGCTCAGCTATTTCGTCACCGACAAGATCGCCGTCGAGGTGATCGCCGGCACGACCCAACATACGGTCAAGGCGGTGGGGCCGGGGACGGATGTCGAGGTCCACAAGACCTGGGTGCTGCCGCCGGTGGTGTCGGTGCAGTACCACCCCTATCCGGCGGCCCGGTTCAGCCCGTATGTCGGGGCGGGGTTGAACTACATGCTGTTCTATAGCGGCAAGGACAAGAACGGCTTCAAGGTGAAGCTGGACGACGGGTTCGGCTACGCTCTTCAGGCCGGCGCCGACGTCGCCCTGACGGGCCGTTACAGCCTGAATGTCGACGTCAAGAAGGTCTGGTTCGAGACCGACGCCAGCATCAACGACGGCGCGCTGAAGTCGAAGGTGAACCTGGATCCCTGGGTGGTCTCGGCCGGCGTCGGCTATCGGTTCTAG
- a CDS encoding tetratricopeptide repeat protein yields MREASDAVSHLAALKAGLDYLVDNRATLIRRLPVGAVVAAVVIPLVGCDTGPSFWFHKRASACPRPQAAQGVSGQFNQQQQEIRALRQGGFRGDFFAQLELARRYEGQRAVDKNLEDPVEAAVWYAMALANSGGYSPIAAYERRGGKDNGPLSRFDDCRAFERHAAYGALDRLLSRMSTEEREKVRNRVIYILSTQGADGYRALARMHDGFFGPFGEPSDNLQAIEAYGSPKRTGAPAALDLFRRNDVDAYLYNYLAVQTGDVSAYVMLKDFERSSPQRASYGGFVETKAKRWIPPYEFYPPESPDSGVPHSDESDPSGEAKEAALSRLNELPFVHIGEALAYLRVIPSPLLDERMLSVNDAQTFQAMIGRPITGRLTGVEKVRAVQYAAVNGSSKAQLVLAVMYSEGVGVPRDYARAYHWYEEAERQGSAEAKYAMSTFFSLGLQGVADQDRAKAVVYQLDGALAGFKPSVWRLQQLLSQVSRPPRAAGEPRPQPYAEGDYR; encoded by the coding sequence ATGCGCGAGGCCAGCGATGCTGTTTCTCATCTCGCCGCCCTCAAGGCAGGGCTGGACTATCTGGTCGATAACCGGGCGACTCTGATCCGTCGTTTGCCGGTCGGGGCGGTGGTCGCCGCGGTGGTGATCCCGCTGGTCGGCTGCGACACCGGTCCCAGCTTCTGGTTCCACAAGCGCGCCAGCGCCTGCCCCCGGCCTCAGGCCGCGCAGGGGGTTTCGGGCCAGTTCAATCAGCAGCAGCAGGAAATCCGCGCCCTTCGCCAGGGCGGCTTCCGTGGCGACTTCTTCGCCCAGCTGGAGTTGGCCCGTCGCTACGAGGGTCAGCGCGCGGTCGACAAGAACCTCGAGGACCCGGTCGAGGCGGCCGTCTGGTACGCCATGGCCCTGGCCAATTCCGGCGGCTATTCGCCGATCGCCGCCTATGAGCGCCGGGGCGGCAAGGACAACGGGCCGCTGTCGCGATTCGACGATTGCCGCGCCTTCGAGCGCCACGCCGCCTATGGCGCGCTGGACCGCCTGCTGTCGCGGATGTCGACCGAGGAGCGCGAGAAGGTTCGCAACCGCGTCATCTACATCCTTTCCACTCAGGGCGCCGACGGCTACCGGGCCCTGGCGCGGATGCACGACGGCTTCTTCGGGCCGTTCGGCGAGCCGTCCGACAACCTGCAGGCCATCGAGGCCTATGGCTCGCCCAAGCGCACCGGCGCGCCGGCCGCGCTGGACCTGTTCCGCCGCAACGACGTCGACGCCTATCTCTACAATTACCTGGCCGTGCAGACCGGCGACGTGTCGGCCTATGTGATGCTCAAGGACTTCGAGCGCTCGTCGCCGCAGCGCGCGTCCTATGGCGGCTTCGTCGAGACCAAGGCCAAGCGCTGGATCCCGCCCTACGAGTTCTATCCGCCGGAATCGCCGGACAGCGGCGTGCCGCATTCCGACGAGAGCGATCCGTCGGGCGAGGCCAAGGAAGCGGCCCTGTCGCGGCTGAACGAGCTGCCGTTCGTGCACATCGGCGAGGCCCTGGCCTATCTGCGGGTGATCCCGTCGCCGCTGCTGGACGAGCGGATGCTGAGCGTCAACGACGCCCAGACCTTCCAGGCCATGATCGGCCGCCCCATCACCGGCCGCCTGACGGGCGTCGAGAAGGTGCGCGCTGTCCAGTACGCGGCCGTCAACGGCTCGTCCAAGGCCCAGCTGGTCCTGGCCGTGATGTACTCCGAAGGCGTGGGCGTGCCGCGCGACTACGCCCGGGCCTATCACTGGTACGAGGAGGCCGAGCGCCAGGGGTCGGCCGAGGCCAAGTACGCCATGTCGACCTTCTTCTCGCTGGGCCTGCAGGGCGTGGCCGACCAGGACCGGGCCAAGGCCGTGGTCTACCAGCTGGACGGAGCCCTGGCGGGCTTCAAGCCATCGGTCTGGCGACTGCAACAGCTGCTCTCCCAGGTTTCGCGGCCGCCGCGCGCCGCCGGTGAACCGCGGCCGCAGCCCTATGCCGAAGGGGACTATCGATGA
- a CDS encoding acyl-CoA dehydrogenase family protein, producing the protein MDFDYSDDQKFLKDEARKFLAARCPPSVVRGVLDDPAKSYDAGLWSAVAEQGWLGAAIPEDYDGLGLGRVELCAIAEELGRAVAPIPFASTVYILAEAVMAYGSEEQKAAILPRVAAGELIGCLATSEGPGVITPSALQARVEGGKLFGVKIPVTDGDAAAMALVLANEGGRPGLFLVDLKASGVKVETLESLDPTRGVARLTFDGAAADRLGEAGQGFELVQAILDRAAVLLAFEQLGGADRCLEMAREYALGRYAFGRVIAGYQAMKHKLADMYVKNEVARSNAYYGAWALNVDAPELPTAAAAARIAASDAFWFASKESIQVHGGMGFTWDVDCHLYYRRSRQLSLVAGAPKLWKERLVSELEKKNAA; encoded by the coding sequence GTGGATTTCGACTATTCCGACGACCAGAAGTTCCTGAAAGACGAGGCGCGCAAGTTCCTCGCCGCCCGCTGCCCGCCGTCGGTGGTGCGCGGCGTGCTCGACGATCCGGCCAAGAGCTACGACGCCGGACTGTGGAGCGCCGTGGCCGAGCAGGGCTGGTTGGGCGCGGCCATTCCCGAGGACTACGACGGGCTGGGCCTGGGCCGGGTGGAGCTGTGCGCCATCGCCGAGGAACTGGGCCGGGCCGTGGCGCCGATCCCGTTCGCCTCGACGGTCTACATCTTGGCCGAGGCCGTGATGGCCTACGGCAGTGAAGAGCAGAAGGCCGCCATCCTGCCGCGCGTCGCCGCCGGTGAGCTGATTGGCTGCCTGGCGACCTCCGAAGGTCCGGGCGTGATCACGCCTTCAGCCCTGCAGGCGAGGGTCGAGGGCGGCAAGCTCTTCGGCGTGAAGATCCCGGTCACCGACGGCGACGCGGCGGCCATGGCCCTGGTGTTGGCCAACGAGGGCGGGCGCCCCGGGCTGTTCCTGGTCGACCTGAAGGCCAGCGGCGTGAAGGTCGAGACCCTGGAGAGCCTGGATCCGACGCGCGGCGTGGCCCGCCTGACCTTCGACGGCGCGGCCGCCGACCGGCTGGGCGAGGCGGGGCAGGGCTTCGAACTGGTGCAGGCGATCCTCGACCGCGCCGCCGTGCTGCTGGCCTTCGAACAACTGGGCGGGGCCGATCGCTGCCTGGAGATGGCGCGCGAATACGCCCTGGGCCGCTACGCCTTCGGCCGCGTGATCGCCGGCTACCAGGCGATGAAGCACAAGCTGGCCGACATGTATGTCAAGAACGAGGTGGCGCGCTCCAATGCCTATTACGGGGCCTGGGCCCTGAACGTCGACGCGCCGGAGCTGCCGACCGCCGCCGCCGCCGCCCGCATCGCCGCCTCCGACGCCTTCTGGTTCGCCAGCAAGGAAAGCATCCAGGTGCACGGCGGGATGGGCTTTACCTGGGATGTCGACTGCCACCTCTATTATCGCCGCTCGCGGCAGCTGAGCCTGGTGGCTGGCGCGCCCAAGCTCTGGAAGGAGCGACTGGTGAGCGAACTCGAGAAGAAGAACGCGGCTTAA
- a CDS encoding phospholipase D-like domain-containing protein, with amino-acid sequence MRARASKDGLTVRIIAGTHAVLLAFDLADARRPGCLGFSIERTDVETGDRRWLPNSLRFMSDPHADQVTTARAPLQKFRWGDYTTEPGRLYRYRVVARYGTPADIIAQGVLAERPGGFDVISGGVALELRTEDCRSEATSIFFNRGAAASQAYVKKFGDNDPDDIPDALTWLSRGLEEGLVAFIAKADGPDFALHGCIYEFEKPTPIKALIQAQGRGAEVHIVYHARTGGNTAAENRAAIASLGVTFATTPRTKGSAIMHNKYLVLLRKDASGVLKPVAVWTGGTNWTEGGIYGQLNVGHAVYDPAVAERYEAGFQVLTQDLSIDDTQAKNDVITPVPANRDAVAHGTTPLFSPQNGLGMIDLYADICKTAKVLMISAPFALHERIRNVLGAPTDGAMRFMLADKEGSYGEKGNIDKLNADVGNMAAVAKPYEGTKLADFQKKKLDRDRLMVDESFHHAGIHVHSKIILADPFGPDPVLVTGSANFSTNSTVANDSNILVFRGDTAVADVYVADFMRMFEHYWFRSRKDEKLAANQVFALKDTDAWSERYFTDGTREQRDRLAFLGLIT; translated from the coding sequence ATGCGGGCGAGAGCTTCGAAGGACGGTCTGACGGTCAGGATCATCGCCGGCACGCATGCCGTCCTGCTGGCGTTCGATCTGGCGGACGCCCGCCGACCGGGATGTCTTGGCTTCTCGATCGAACGCACCGACGTCGAGACCGGCGACCGGCGCTGGCTGCCCAACTCGCTGCGGTTCATGAGCGACCCGCACGCCGATCAGGTGACCACGGCGCGGGCGCCGCTGCAGAAGTTCCGCTGGGGTGACTACACCACCGAGCCTGGGCGGCTCTATCGCTATCGGGTGGTCGCGCGTTACGGAACGCCGGCCGACATCATCGCACAGGGCGTGTTGGCCGAGCGTCCGGGCGGCTTCGACGTGATCTCGGGCGGCGTCGCCCTGGAGCTACGCACCGAGGACTGCCGCAGCGAAGCCACCTCGATCTTCTTCAACCGCGGCGCCGCGGCCAGCCAGGCCTATGTGAAGAAGTTCGGCGACAACGATCCCGACGACATTCCCGACGCCCTGACCTGGCTGTCGCGCGGACTGGAGGAGGGACTGGTCGCCTTCATCGCCAAGGCCGACGGTCCCGACTTCGCCCTGCACGGCTGCATCTACGAGTTCGAGAAACCGACCCCGATCAAGGCCTTGATCCAGGCCCAGGGGCGCGGCGCCGAGGTGCACATCGTCTATCACGCCCGGACGGGGGGCAACACGGCCGCCGAGAACAGGGCCGCCATCGCCAGCCTGGGCGTGACCTTCGCCACCACGCCCCGCACCAAGGGCTCCGCGATCATGCACAACAAGTATCTGGTGCTGCTGCGCAAGGACGCTTCGGGCGTGTTGAAGCCGGTCGCCGTGTGGACGGGCGGCACGAACTGGACCGAGGGCGGCATCTACGGACAGCTGAATGTCGGTCACGCGGTCTACGACCCGGCCGTGGCCGAACGCTACGAGGCCGGCTTCCAGGTGCTGACCCAGGATCTGAGCATCGACGACACCCAGGCCAAGAACGACGTGATCACGCCGGTTCCGGCCAATCGCGATGCGGTGGCGCACGGGACGACCCCCCTGTTCTCGCCACAGAACGGGCTGGGGATGATCGATCTCTATGCCGACATCTGCAAGACCGCCAAGGTGCTGATGATCAGTGCGCCGTTCGCCCTGCACGAGCGGATCCGCAACGTCCTGGGGGCCCCGACGGACGGCGCGATGCGCTTCATGCTGGCCGACAAGGAGGGCTCGTACGGCGAGAAGGGCAACATCGACAAGCTCAACGCCGACGTTGGCAACATGGCCGCCGTGGCCAAGCCCTATGAGGGCACCAAGCTGGCCGACTTTCAGAAGAAGAAGCTGGACCGGGACCGGCTGATGGTCGACGAGAGCTTCCACCACGCTGGCATCCACGTGCACTCCAAGATCATCCTGGCCGACCCGTTCGGCCCGGACCCGGTGCTGGTCACCGGGTCGGCCAACTTCTCGACCAATTCGACGGTGGCCAACGACTCCAACATCCTGGTCTTCCGAGGCGACACCGCCGTGGCCGATGTCTACGTGGCCGACTTTATGCGGATGTTCGAGCACTACTGGTTCCGATCCCGTAAGGACGAGAAGCTGGCCGCCAACCAGGTGTTCGCGCTGAAGGACACGGACGCCTGGTCGGAACGCTACTTCACCGACGGTACGCGCGAACAGCGCGACCGTTTGGCGTTCCTGGGACTGATCACCTAG
- a CDS encoding YkgJ family cysteine cluster protein has product MSNRECGACGQCCKLIGVRELEKAPHVWCRYYKRDKGCGIYEVRPQGCADFACDWLLDDRLDEAWRPDRSGFVLHASQGGRVINVELDPTQPTAWRRAPFEATLRGWASAGAADGLEVLIWVGRRCWRLTPAGGEIDLGVVRPVVEFAARSRLRRPGSGRDWPPKGVTAT; this is encoded by the coding sequence ATGTCCAACCGGGAATGCGGCGCGTGCGGCCAGTGTTGCAAGCTGATCGGCGTGCGGGAGCTGGAAAAGGCGCCGCACGTCTGGTGCCGCTACTACAAGCGCGACAAGGGCTGTGGGATCTATGAGGTCCGCCCCCAGGGCTGCGCCGACTTCGCCTGCGACTGGCTGCTGGACGATCGTCTGGACGAGGCCTGGCGGCCCGACCGCAGCGGCTTTGTGCTGCATGCGAGCCAGGGCGGCCGGGTGATCAATGTCGAGCTCGACCCGACCCAGCCCACCGCTTGGCGACGCGCGCCGTTCGAGGCGACCTTGCGGGGCTGGGCCAGCGCCGGAGCGGCCGACGGTCTGGAGGTGCTGATCTGGGTGGGACGGCGCTGCTGGCGGCTGACGCCGGCCGGCGGGGAGATCGACCTGGGCGTGGTCCGGCCGGTGGTGGAGTTCGCCGCGCGCAGCCGCTTGCGCCGGCCGGGTTCTGGACGCGATTGGCCGCCGAAGGGCGTGACCGCAACCTGA